In Pan paniscus chromosome 13, NHGRI_mPanPan1-v2.0_pri, whole genome shotgun sequence, one DNA window encodes the following:
- the LOC100988383 gene encoding G-protein coupled receptor 39 — MPNQIRRIMAAAKPKHDWTRSYFRAYMILLPFSESFFYLSSVINPLLYTVSSQQFRRVFVQVLCCRLSLQHANHEKRLRVHAHSTTDSARFVQRPLLFASRRQSSARRTEKVFLSTFQSEAKPQSKSQSLSLESLEPNSGAKPANSAAENGFQEHEV, encoded by the coding sequence ATGCCCAACCAGATTCGGAGGATCATGGCTGCGGCCAAACCCAAGCACGACTGGACGAGGTCCTACTTCCGGGCGTACATGATCCTCCTCCCCTTCTCGGAGTCGTTTTTCTACCTCAGCTCGGTCATCAACCCGCTCCTGTACACGGTGTCCTCGCAGCAGTTTCGGCGGGTGTTCGTGCAGGTGCTGTGCTGCCGCCTGTCGCTGCAGCACGCCAACCACGAGAAGCGCCTGCGCGTACATGCGCACTCCACCACCGACAGCGCCCGCTTTGTGCAGCGCCCGCTGCTCTTCGCGTCCCGGCGCCAGTCCTCTGCAAGGAGAACTGAGAAGGTTTTCTTAAGCACTTTTCAGAGCGAGGCCAAGCCCCAGTCTAAGTCCCAGTCATTGAGTCTCGAGTCACTGGAGCCCAACTCAGGCGCGAAACCAGCCAATTCTGCTGCAGAGAATGGTTTTCAGGAGCATGAAGTTTGA